The proteins below are encoded in one region of Deinococcus metalli:
- a CDS encoding DUF3108 domain-containing protein, with protein MTPVPDPAGEGSGVRPGPESFSMTLTLGGRYAGEQHWTLTPERSAVVARVQTDFGGVLPDIRRQQTSRVHPRTLHSLGYAEGDGRGGRATFETTFDRRSGLVTLRQGRDEANLPLTTEYHDPVSLLLWLRAQGADGPERAHAHLTGGRVLIQRLPETEVGGEPAIGYFLRPGNAYVYVQAAPPHRLLRLIQPTDFGPVEANLDAQVSGTRRPERPERRRRRH; from the coding sequence ATGACACCGGTGCCCGACCCGGCCGGCGAGGGCAGCGGCGTCCGGCCGGGTCCCGAGTCGTTCTCCATGACCCTCACGCTGGGCGGGCGCTACGCGGGCGAGCAGCACTGGACGCTGACCCCCGAGCGCAGCGCCGTGGTCGCGCGCGTGCAGACGGACTTCGGCGGGGTGCTGCCGGACATCCGCCGCCAGCAGACCAGCCGCGTGCACCCCCGCACCCTGCACTCGCTGGGCTACGCCGAGGGCGATGGCCGGGGCGGCCGGGCCACCTTCGAGACGACCTTCGACCGGCGCAGCGGCCTGGTCACGCTGCGCCAGGGCCGTGACGAGGCGAACCTCCCCCTGACCACCGAGTACCACGACCCCGTCAGCCTGCTGCTGTGGCTGCGCGCCCAGGGCGCGGACGGCCCCGAACGCGCGCACGCGCACCTGACCGGCGGGCGCGTCCTGATCCAGCGTCTGCCCGAGACCGAGGTGGGCGGCGAGCCGGCCATCGGGTACTTCCTGCGGCCCGGCAACGCGTACGTGTACGTGCAGGCCGCGCCCCCGCACCGCCTGCTGCGCCTGATCCAGCCGACCGATTTCGGCCCGGTCGAGGCGAATCTGGACGCGCAGGTCAGTGGGACACGCCGTCCGGAACGTCCCGAACGCCGCCGCCGCCGCCACTAG
- a CDS encoding phosphopentomutase produces MLLSIVVLDSVGVGELPDAAAFGDQGAHTLNHTLAAAPEALPNLSRLGLGHIPTVQTSPDTVLDVPAEGAYGRLREVSPGKDTSTGHWEFMGVQLQHAFQVFPEGFPARIMDAFDAATGRGHLCNRPYSGTDVIRDFGPEHMATGCPIVYTSADSVFQIAGHEDVVPLDTLYAWCQVARDLLQGPDAVARVIARPFRGEFPFERANEHRRDFSLTPPPTVLDALKAAGCAVVGIGKIPDIYAHQGFTEEIHTDDNADGIAKTVARVRQAAQDGTHGLIYTNLVDFDSKFGHRRDPQGYSACVARFDAALPELLDALPEGGALLVISDHGNDPTWHGTDHTREYGLLLATRRGGARGVDLGERQTFADVGATAAEALGAAWTGPGESFWTRLA; encoded by the coding sequence ATGCTACTGAGCATCGTCGTGCTGGATTCTGTGGGGGTCGGCGAACTGCCGGACGCCGCCGCGTTCGGCGACCAGGGCGCGCACACCCTGAACCACACGCTGGCGGCCGCGCCCGAGGCCCTCCCGAACCTGTCCCGGCTGGGCCTGGGGCACATCCCGACCGTGCAGACGTCGCCGGACACCGTGCTGGACGTCCCTGCCGAGGGGGCCTACGGGCGCCTGCGCGAGGTCAGCCCCGGCAAGGACACCAGCACCGGCCACTGGGAGTTCATGGGCGTGCAGCTCCAGCACGCCTTCCAGGTCTTCCCCGAGGGCTTCCCGGCGCGGATCATGGACGCCTTCGACGCCGCGACCGGCCGCGGGCACCTGTGCAACCGGCCGTACTCCGGCACGGACGTGATCCGCGACTTCGGGCCGGAGCACATGGCCACGGGCTGTCCCATCGTGTACACCAGCGCCGACAGCGTGTTCCAGATCGCCGGGCACGAGGACGTCGTGCCGCTGGACACGCTGTACGCGTGGTGCCAGGTGGCCCGCGACCTGTTGCAGGGCCCGGACGCCGTGGCGCGCGTGATCGCCCGGCCCTTCCGGGGCGAGTTCCCCTTCGAGCGGGCGAACGAGCACCGCCGCGACTTCAGCCTGACGCCGCCGCCCACCGTGCTGGACGCGCTGAAGGCCGCCGGCTGCGCGGTGGTGGGCATCGGCAAGATCCCGGACATCTACGCGCACCAGGGCTTTACCGAGGAGATCCACACCGACGACAACGCCGACGGCATCGCCAAGACGGTGGCCCGCGTCCGGCAGGCCGCGCAGGACGGCACGCACGGCCTGATCTACACGAACCTGGTGGACTTCGACTCGAAGTTCGGCCACCGCCGCGATCCGCAGGGCTATTCGGCGTGCGTGGCGCGCTTCGACGCGGCGCTGCCGGAACTGCTGGACGCCCTGCCGGAGGGCGGCGCGCTGCTGGTCATCTCGGACCACGGCAACGACCCCACGTGGCACGGCACCGACCACACGCGCGAGTACGGCCTGCTGCTCGCCACGCGCCGGGGCGGCGCGCGGGGCGTGGACCTGGGCGAGCGGCAGACCTTCGCGGACGTGGGCGCGACCGCCGCCGAGGCGCTGGGCGCTGCGTGGACCGGGCCGGGTGAGAGCTTCTGGACACGCCTCGCATGA
- the pdxY gene encoding pyridoxal kinase, which produces MTTASDLPRNLLSIQSWVSYGHVGNAAAMFPLQRLGFEVWGVHTVQFSNHTGYGAWTGQVYAPDGVAELLDGIEARGVLGSCDGVLSGYMGSAGTVAAVVGAVRRVRAANPAALYCCDPVMGDVGRGVFVHPDLPAVIAAQAVPAADIVTPNQFELELLTGHAVASLPQALDAARALRERLHPDGPRIVLVTSLTRPDAPEDTIETLALTGEGAWVCRTPLLPLDPPRNGTGDAIAALFFGQYLRTGRADEALSLAMSALYAVLERTHAAGTREIQLIAAQDELAQPTRVFPAEPLA; this is translated from the coding sequence ATGACCACCGCGTCCGATCTGCCGCGCAACCTGCTCAGCATCCAGTCGTGGGTGTCCTACGGCCACGTGGGGAACGCCGCGGCGATGTTTCCGCTGCAACGCCTGGGCTTCGAGGTGTGGGGCGTGCACACCGTGCAGTTCTCGAACCACACCGGCTACGGCGCGTGGACCGGGCAGGTATACGCGCCGGACGGCGTGGCCGAGCTGCTGGACGGCATCGAGGCGCGCGGCGTGCTGGGCAGCTGTGACGGCGTGCTGAGCGGCTATATGGGCTCGGCCGGCACGGTGGCGGCCGTCGTGGGCGCGGTGCGGCGGGTGCGGGCCGCGAACCCGGCGGCGCTGTACTGCTGCGACCCCGTGATGGGCGACGTGGGCCGGGGCGTGTTCGTGCACCCGGACCTGCCCGCCGTGATCGCCGCGCAGGCGGTCCCGGCGGCGGACATCGTCACGCCGAACCAGTTCGAGCTGGAACTCCTGACGGGGCACGCGGTGGCGTCGCTGCCGCAGGCGCTGGACGCGGCGCGGGCGCTGCGCGAGCGGCTCCACCCGGACGGCCCCCGCATCGTGCTGGTCACCAGCCTGACCCGCCCGGACGCGCCCGAGGACACCATCGAGACCCTGGCACTGACCGGCGAGGGCGCGTGGGTGTGCCGCACGCCGCTGCTGCCGCTGGACCCGCCGCGCAACGGCACGGGCGACGCCATCGCCGCCCTGTTCTTCGGGCAGTACCTGCGCACCGGCCGCGCCGACGAGGCCCTGTCGCTCGCCATGAGCGCGCTGTACGCGGTGCTGGAGCGCACGCACGCGGCCGGCACCCGCGAGATCCAGCTGATCGCCGCCCAGGACGAGCTGGCGCAGCCCACACGCGTGTTTCCGGCCGAGCCGCTGGCCTGA
- a CDS encoding CHASE2 domain-containing protein: MRWSPERSLAAFTVPGAAVLAAALALAAPQNDRLWDSLNRTLPAPADPRVVVVGIDAASLRDYGRIGSWPRDLYSQALRTLNEAGVSAIGVNVLLSDPAVGDDRLRAVFSRPNVVLATAPGDPDLPPRPGWTSPTGVSALNISSDGVVRHFQTAYPAQDAGLVPSFARQVAVAAGRSVPLDDTPRLLRYRSPDPQHLPAMSFRDVVNGNVRYGDLQGKVVILGLTADGLGGPAVRDISGQDVPAVQMQARAVSSLLDAPFVQLHWSVLLLLGVACAVGAVLARGLWGFALAALPLALAVPLWLENVLLPGTTLSLCAIVGTALVMAERWWNLRNLGMRDPLTGFGNRVAFTRAVEQRWQGRQDRPLGLVLVDLSGFRKVNDAYGRAAGDDLLRDLSARIGQHRRRGDLLFRWGPDEFAVLLDNAGPQELASITQRIQASLDELSFRDVPLRASVGAARTGPEIGSPTELVEAASRSRYRVKYQRLQRG; the protein is encoded by the coding sequence GTGCGCTGGTCCCCTGAGCGGTCGCTGGCCGCGTTCACCGTGCCCGGCGCCGCCGTGCTGGCGGCTGCCCTGGCACTGGCCGCGCCGCAGAACGACCGGCTGTGGGATTCCCTGAACCGCACGCTGCCCGCGCCGGCCGATCCGCGGGTCGTGGTGGTGGGCATCGACGCGGCGTCCCTGCGGGATTACGGGCGGATCGGGTCGTGGCCGCGTGACCTGTACTCGCAGGCGCTGCGCACGCTGAACGAGGCCGGCGTGAGCGCCATCGGCGTGAACGTGCTGCTGAGCGACCCGGCGGTGGGCGACGACCGCCTGCGCGCGGTGTTCAGCCGGCCCAACGTGGTCCTGGCGACCGCTCCGGGCGACCCGGACCTGCCGCCCCGGCCGGGGTGGACATCCCCGACCGGCGTGAGCGCCCTGAACATCAGCTCGGACGGCGTGGTGCGCCATTTCCAGACCGCGTACCCCGCCCAGGACGCTGGCCTGGTGCCCAGCTTCGCCCGGCAGGTGGCGGTCGCGGCGGGGCGCAGCGTGCCGCTGGACGACACGCCCCGGCTGCTGCGCTACCGCTCGCCGGACCCGCAGCACCTGCCCGCGATGTCCTTCCGGGACGTGGTGAACGGCAACGTCCGCTACGGCGACCTGCAGGGCAAGGTGGTGATCCTGGGCCTGACCGCCGACGGCCTGGGCGGCCCGGCCGTGCGCGACATCTCCGGGCAGGACGTGCCGGCCGTGCAGATGCAGGCGCGCGCGGTGAGCAGCCTGCTGGACGCGCCCTTCGTGCAGCTGCACTGGAGCGTGCTGCTGCTGCTGGGCGTGGCGTGCGCCGTGGGCGCGGTGCTGGCGCGCGGCCTGTGGGGCTTCGCGCTGGCGGCGCTGCCCCTGGCCCTGGCGGTGCCGCTGTGGCTGGAGAACGTGCTGCTGCCCGGCACCACGCTGTCGCTGTGCGCGATCGTGGGCACGGCGCTGGTCATGGCGGAACGCTGGTGGAACCTGCGGAACCTGGGCATGCGCGATCCCCTGACCGGGTTCGGCAACCGCGTGGCCTTCACGCGGGCCGTCGAGCAGCGCTGGCAGGGCCGGCAGGACCGCCCGCTGGGGCTGGTGCTGGTGGACCTCAGCGGCTTTCGCAAGGTGAACGACGCCTACGGGCGCGCGGCGGGCGACGACCTGCTGCGCGACCTGTCCGCCCGCATCGGGCAGCACCGGCGCCGCGGCGATCTGCTGTTCCGCTGGGGGCCCGACGAGTTCGCGGTGCTGCTGGACAACGCCGGACCGCAGGAGCTGGCGTCCATCACGCAGCGCATCCAGGCGTCGCTGGACGAGCTGAGTTTCCGCGACGTGCCCCTGCGCGCGTCGGTCGGCGCGGCCCGCACCGGCCCGGAGATCGGCTCGCCCACCGAGCTGGTCGAGGCGGCCAGCCGCAGCCGCTACCGCGTGAAGTACCAGCGCCTGCAACGCGGCTGA
- a CDS encoding FecR domain-containing protein: MSARAALPIRRVLHVAVVGAGLLAPAAAQGADTPLALVQAQGGLELQQAGGSWNPQAGPALVSTALRSGAGRATLRVGAAGQIVMGSASQLRRFRDEADLLRGQFLLRGPVAVHVQGQHLVMDGPGRVRVDLSGATRRVAVLQGAVRLDLSGGLVEVRAGQQVALRDGEVTAFQESDPWYDAQFRGEGDAVVEATRGAVRLGGTRPTQAAVVGDVLRAGDTLNTGAAAWAEIGFTGGGYLRLNEQSELNVLSVDRTSRGREVLLRLARGTAWNVVQRGQGGYRIDTPVVSTAVRGTVFRVDAAGLVKVFDGQVALPSQGDAPVAAGQQRPPAGGVSPLTLDAVDEFNRALDAQRGAPLTLDVGPRAVSLPDLAVQARSQPGAGLSVTVAGRTLPLSAQDSEYRLAQLEDRLPEGLYRVRVTARRAGQTLTRTQTVYIDRTPPVLSGVTVQRAGELLIVSGRVQDASPARVTVTVTAGTRTVRHFVDGAAGAFRWLLPAGGAAGPVTLTARDAAGNEDRALVP, from the coding sequence ATGAGTGCCCGCGCCGCTCTGCCCATCCGCCGTGTGCTGCACGTGGCGGTGGTCGGCGCGGGCCTGCTGGCCCCGGCTGCCGCTCAGGGCGCGGACACGCCGCTGGCGCTGGTGCAGGCCCAGGGAGGGCTGGAACTCCAGCAGGCGGGCGGCAGCTGGAACCCGCAGGCCGGACCGGCCCTGGTCAGCACGGCCCTGCGCAGCGGCGCCGGGCGGGCCACGCTGCGTGTGGGCGCGGCCGGGCAGATCGTGATGGGCAGCGCGTCGCAGCTGCGGCGCTTCCGGGACGAGGCGGACCTGCTGCGGGGCCAGTTCCTGCTGCGTGGACCGGTGGCGGTGCACGTGCAGGGGCAGCATCTGGTCATGGACGGGCCGGGGCGGGTGCGGGTGGACCTGTCGGGCGCGACGCGGCGGGTGGCGGTGCTGCAGGGCGCGGTGCGGCTCGACCTGAGCGGGGGGCTGGTGGAGGTGCGGGCGGGGCAGCAGGTCGCCCTCCGTGACGGCGAGGTCACGGCGTTCCAGGAGAGCGATCCGTGGTACGACGCGCAGTTCCGCGGCGAGGGCGACGCCGTGGTCGAGGCGACGCGCGGCGCGGTGCGGCTGGGCGGCACGCGGCCCACGCAGGCGGCCGTGGTGGGCGACGTGCTGCGCGCCGGCGACACGCTGAACACCGGGGCGGCGGCATGGGCGGAGATCGGGTTCACGGGCGGCGGCTACCTGCGCCTGAACGAGCAGAGCGAACTGAACGTCCTGAGCGTGGACCGCACCAGCCGGGGCCGCGAGGTGCTGCTGCGCCTGGCGCGCGGCACGGCATGGAACGTGGTGCAGCGCGGGCAGGGCGGCTACCGCATCGACACGCCGGTCGTGAGCACGGCGGTGCGCGGCACGGTCTTCCGGGTAGACGCCGCGGGCCTGGTCAAGGTCTTCGACGGGCAGGTCGCGCTGCCCAGTCAGGGGGACGCGCCCGTCGCGGCGGGGCAGCAGCGCCCGCCGGCCGGCGGGGTCTCGCCCCTGACGCTGGACGCCGTGGACGAGTTCAACCGGGCGCTGGACGCGCAGCGCGGCGCGCCGCTCACGCTGGACGTCGGGCCGCGCGCCGTGAGCCTGCCGGACCTCGCGGTGCAGGCCCGCAGCCAGCCGGGCGCCGGCCTGAGCGTCACGGTCGCCGGCCGCACGCTGCCGCTGAGCGCCCAGGACAGCGAGTACCGCCTCGCGCAGCTGGAAGACCGCCTGCCCGAGGGGCTGTACCGCGTGCGCGTGACCGCCCGCCGCGCCGGGCAGACGCTGACGCGCACGCAGACGGTCTACATCGACCGCACGCCGCCCGTGCTGAGCGGCGTAACCGTGCAGCGCGCGGGCGAACTCCTGATCGTGAGCGGCCGGGTGCAGGACGCCAGCCCGGCCCGCGTGACCGTCACGGTGACCGCCGGCACGCGCACGGTGCGGCACTTCGTGGACGGCGCGGCCGGCGCGTTCCGCTGGCTGCTGCCGGCGGGCGGCGCGGCCGGTCCCGTCACGCTGACCGCCCGGGACGCCGCCGGAAACGAGGACCGTGCGCTGGTCCCCTGA